ATCGCTCTACTTTGAAATTCTACTGTAAAGGAAGCCAACGGGATCCATGTTTCCTCAAAATTGGTAGGGGATGCTTCGGTTTCAGTCTCCGCTTCAGTATCTGTTTGCGCCTCATCCCCTGGGGAATGCACCTGGGTTCGATCTGGCTCATCTATTTCAGCTTCTTCTGTTAGGGAAGCCAAGCTCGTTTCCCTTTCTTCTTCAGAAGGAGATTCCGTAGATTGGTTAGTTTCGCTGGTTGGGAAGGAAATTTCTACTGCCAACGTTTGAGCTTGCGCGCGCCATTGCTCAATTTCGCTGGCAGATACATTGTCTCCCTGTGCTTTCAGCTGAGACTCCAATTCCTCAACCGAGGCATCCGCTAGTTTTTGAAAAGTGTCAATACCAATTAATTTCAGCCATTGTTCCCTGGTGGCAGCGATGCCTGTAATTCTGGTCAGGTCGTCGCCTTCTCCACCATTGCCATTGGGTGGTACTGGATTGGTTGTTGATGTCGTCATTTGAGTTCCTTCCTTGACCATTTAGAAAACTGGCAGGTAACTATAGAACCTGCCAGTTTTGGTAGCGCCTTTCTCAGTCGCTAGGCATCATTGCACTCAACCAATTGCGAGGAAAAGTTGCAATTAGGAATAAGTCTGGACAGTGAGTCCGTCGATAAAACCAGTTGCAATCGGATGGGAAAAAGCTACAGGAGCAGTAATGGTTACAACCGCTGCTACCTTGTAAACCGTGTTCCCAGTTAAGCCAGCACCGCTGGGGGTAATTGGTGCGGTTTTCACGGTATAATCGCTGGTACCGGGAACCGTGGTGATGGTGGCTGGTAGTTTGACTTCGCTGCCAGGACCAATAGACTCGCCGTAAAAGTCCACTTGAACTGTCAGAGGTAAGTGCATCAGAAGTTGTACCAACGGAGCGTTGCCGCTGAATTTGACTTCCGCGCTTAACTCAAATTGCTCGTTCATTTTCAGAATGGTTGCTGGCGCTGGTGCGCTAGGATCCAAACCCTGAATATTGAGACTGCCAAAATCAACTGCTAGCGGGGGAGCAAAGGGAATTTGGACTTGAGTAGCCATATTAGTATCCTCGTTTTTTTCTCTGTTAGGGAATTGGAATGGTTAGCAAGCCTGCGTAGAATGAGCTGTTGTTCTTCTTCTTTTCAGCTCTACTCTGTCTTAAGCTTGTTAACTGCTTGCATCGTGGCATGGGGATTTTGCGTTTGGCGTCACCCTGAGGGGGTACTCTTGTTTTCCTTGAGGAAGGGAATCAGTTTGAGGATGTTTGCTAGAATTTCTTTAAAAGTTTGCAATAAATAATTGAGGTGTTCCTGTAGGGGTGCCTTACGGAGTAGCCCCACAAGGAAAATTGGGATATTTCAGAAAAATCATTGTTTTTTAGAGATAGTATGCAATATTCCCGTACTGGCTGGTGAAAAGACAACTGACTGCCTTATCTACCCTGGTGGAATGGAGTTGCTTTTTACGTAAAAACACGCAAAAATAAAACTTTTAGCAAGAAAGCACGAGAAAATTTTGCGCAAAAATACGTGAAATATTGAAATATCCGTCAAAAAGTCAAATGAAAGCGAAAATTAAGTCGCTTCTGGTTTTTTCTAAGGTTCATCTTTCTAAGTAAGTTTTTGTTGCCGATGCTGACGGTCTAAATGCTTGATTTTAGGAAATTTCAATGGTTGGTATGTACTTGATTTTTATTTTGTCGCTCTTTTTGAGATTGTCCGGATGGCTGTAATTTTCACAGACAGACATAAATGTATGGTATGGCGAATGATAGCTTGAAGTTGCTTCTATACTGGTAAATCTATAAGTCTAGAGAATATTTGATGAATTTTTTGATTGATGAATTTTTCCAGATTATTTTCTTTTGTTTACATTTTGTCTTTATATAATATAAATGCCGCACTAGGACTGGATAGTACCCTTTTGGGGTCATGGCAAGAAGGAGATTATTTTGACATGATACTAGCAGGTATATAAGCAGATCGATTGCCCAAAAAAGAGGTTATCCCTGCTTGAAAAATCATGAAAATGCTTAGGGTTGAGGATATGTCCCAAACGCATGATGGCTTAAATTGGTCAAAAACCGCATTTGATTCTTACCAGATGGACAAGGTATGTTTGGATCTATCCAAAAATAAAAATATTTCTTTACAAGAAATCGTGGAAAGATTTGTAGATGGCTTGTTGATTATCACGGATAAACAAGAATTGGTTTATCTGAATGAAAGAGCTCGTCGGATTTTCCGCAAACTCAACCCCAACAGGCATCATGTTAATGAAATCCCTTCAGAGATTTGGCATCTTTCTCAGTTTATTTTGGAAAGCTACCGTCGGTTTCCCCATCAAAATTGGATGATGGAATCCCAGGTTTTTACGCAAAATTCTGTAGCCATTCGGGTGCGCGTTCAGTACATTCAACGGGAGTTGTGCGCATCTTCCTATTTGATAGTGACAGTGGAGGATCTTTACAAGCCGGTTGAAAAAATAGCACTTGCAGAGGCGGAAAAATATGGGTTGACTCCTCGTGAGAAAGAGGTGTGGATGCTCCAAAAAGAAAATTATACTTACAAGCAAATTGCTTCGGAACTTTACATTACGCCGAATACAGTCAAAAAACACATGAAAAGTATTTATTGCAAGCGTAAGGCTTATTTGGGAATTGAGTGATTTTGAAAAACGATGGGGTCAAACACAGCCGGCAATTTTATTTTACGCCATTTCTTTTACGTACGTAGGGACAGGCGCGATCGCTTTTTAGAAACAAAATCTATTTTTCCGATTCATACCCAACCCCAACTCCACAAAAATTTGCTGATATTCTCCAGCTCGCTGCGATCGCGCGGTATAAAAACAGCAAGAACATTCTACAGTATTTTTCTACTTGCAATCGTCGAGGGCGAGTCTCAAAAACTGATAAGATAACCTTTTGATGGCTTGGTGGCCACCTGCTAGCTCCTGGCTGTTGGGTCTTGGAAATACCAAAAAAGCCCAATACCATCCTTTTTGGGGCAGTTCCCACCAAAAAATCCAGACGATCGCACATTTTGAGTTACCCGTCGCGCATGATGAGCCTACGTTCGTTTTTTCTTGCCTTGGCTGTTGCCGCTCTGTCGCTGTTGCTGGTAGCAGGAAGTGGCGCGTATTGGTTGTACAACCACAGTCCTCTATCCATACTTGGTGGTACGACTTCCACCTATCCCCAAACCACCCTTTTTATTCCCAAGTCAGCACCCGCTATGGCTTCTTTGCTAGTGAATCCAGAACGAGTGGATAACTTACTGCGGGTTTTGGTGGCACCCGAGAACCGCCGCCAAATCCATCGGGAGTGGCAAAATTTAGAGCAAAACTTACTTTTTAAGACGGGATGGGAATACCAAAGGGACATTGCTCCTTGGTTGGGTGATGAAACCACCATTGCGGTAACCACAGCCGATATTGACCGGGATGCCAGCAACGGTCAAATGCCTGGTTATTTATTGGCGACAACCACTAAAAACAATGCCACCGTCCAAGATTTTTTACAATCGCTGTTGCGTCGGGGAAAATCGCCAGCATGGAGCGAACATACTTACAAAGGCGTACGCTTGTTTGCCCAACCATCTTTGGCAGCCGAATCGGAGGTTAGTACTCACCCTACAGAGCAAATGGCCGTAGCAACGGTTGCCAATCGCTTTGTTTTGCTAGCCAACCACCCGCAAGTAATTCGAGATGCAGTTGATAGCGCCCAAGTGAGCAATTTGAGTTTGGCAAGCGATCGCAATTACCAACAAACCCTGGCGCAGTTGGCACCTCAAAAAGTAGGGGTAGCTTTTGGGAATCTACCCCAACTAACAGCATGGTTGGGAAACGAGGCTGCTTTGCGTTCCTCTGCCGACCCTTATGAAAAACTGGGGTTGGCTTTAGAGTTGAAACCGGCAGGAATGATTTGGGAAATTGCCGCCACCGGTCCTTTAAAAACAGCCAGCCAGCAACTCCCCCTACTGTCGGAACCCGTAACGGCTTTGCAATATTTACCTGCCAACAGTAACTTGGCTATTGGTAG
This portion of the Geitlerinema sp. PCC 9228 genome encodes:
- a CDS encoding LuxR family transcriptional regulator; amino-acid sequence: MKMLRVEDMSQTHDGLNWSKTAFDSYQMDKVCLDLSKNKNISLQEIVERFVDGLLIITDKQELVYLNERARRIFRKLNPNRHHVNEIPSEIWHLSQFILESYRRFPHQNWMMESQVFTQNSVAIRVRVQYIQRELCASSYLIVTVEDLYKPVEKIALAEAEKYGLTPREKEVWMLQKENYTYKQIASELYITPNTVKKHMKSIYCKRKAYLGIE
- a CDS encoding DUF3352 domain-containing protein; amino-acid sequence: MAVAALSLLLVAGSGAYWLYNHSPLSILGGTTSTYPQTTLFIPKSAPAMASLLVNPERVDNLLRVLVAPENRRQIHREWQNLEQNLLFKTGWEYQRDIAPWLGDETTIAVTTADIDRDASNGQMPGYLLATTTKNNATVQDFLQSLLRRGKSPAWSEHTYKGVRLFAQPSLAAESEVSTHPTEQMAVATVANRFVLLANHPQVIRDAVDSAQVSNLSLASDRNYQQTLAQLAPQKVGVAFGNLPQLTAWLGNEAALRSSADPYEKLGLALELKPAGMIWEIAATGPLKTASQQLPLLSEPVTALQYLPANSNLAIGSRDLRALWQQLQPLLQSDSTLAETMRSVVGDLQRRWGVDLEEEIFRWYEGDYALGVANSHRQNQQDWVFVAQADRQQADTIAEHLNAIAKANGYTLGKVTLQEQPVYAWTQFAVAQNPIDGTDPSRTFPVLSAREAGVYTYVDGYQILASSLEAMNAALQAPGNSTLASPEFQASIAPFRTPNQGYAYINWQTIRPNLEKQFPAIRWLENAASPVSQHLRSLTASSYGIQNGVFKGRIFLRLTAAQ